In Desulfonatronospira thiodismutans ASO3-1, the sequence AAAAACTCTATATTTTCCTACTATGTATATTAACTCTTATATTAACTTTAAACATAGTATTAGGGGGAATGGGTGGAGACGGAGATACAGAAGACATCGACGACATCAAAACAGTAAAAGAAGCGATGGAATCAGGCATTCCTCTAGAAGAATTTGATGATCTCAACTTTAATTCTGAGGAAGAATACTTTCATATGGTTGAGCATGGTCTTACTGGTTCTCCCAGCGAGGATACAGAGATAACATTGGCTGATGGCAGAACTGCAATCCTTAAGGAAGGTGGCGTTAGTATAGGTAGTGAAAAGGTAAATGTTAGACCAGACCCTCCGGGAATTGTTTTAGAAGATGGCACAGGAATATCAGGGGAGTTTGATATTTCTGATTTGGTAGATGGCAACATTCCCGCAGCCAATGAACTAAACTTTGAATCTTCAGAAGGAGATAGCTCAAGTGGTCAGGGTATTGAAGGGTTTTCAATGGATGGTCCTGACTACACAATTGACTATGCTGATTATTGGGAGACAGACAGTCATAAGATAGTTGAAGGTCATGGTATTCAAAAAAAAGGCGGTAATATCTATGTGGATGAGGGGCATGCTATTGATAGCGATGATGAGTTTGTTAATTACGCCGATAGCTACGAAAGCTCTGGCGACGAGTTTAATATAGGTGAGGCCAAAGCCGTACTCCTCGATGGCACACTTTTTACTGACATTAAAGACAGCTATTTTAAAACAAAAGATGGAGCTATAACCGAAGCCAGCGTCACAAGTTCAACTGATGATAATTCTTTTACCCTTGATGGCATTACTGTTGAAATGGATGAAAATGATACTTTTAATGCTAAGCTTGATGAGGAGACGGGCAAGTTTGACTTGAGTCTTGATTCTGAACAGGGGAAAATCGAAGCTACATACCCAAACGTCGGCTGCGTTGAAATTTCTCCAGGGTCAAGGTTTGAATACACGGGATCTGACTTTGATGATTTTGCGCTTTTTGTGCCTTCCTATGGGGGAGTGTATGAGCTTTGCATAAGGACGCTTCCTGAAGAAAACTACACGAGCGATTGCAGCCGGTGCGGTGTGAAGGATTTTGTCAATAAAACAGCTGAGTTTAACGGAATCTATCAATATGAAAAGCCTTCTGTGTTTGAGGATGATATATTTAGAAATATGATTGATGCTTCTGGAAATTATTCAATGGAAGCTGACAATCACAAGTTCAACAATACCTACATTTTCCGCCGCAGCCACGGAGATGCAGCCCTGGAGCACAAGGCTCCAGTACGATTATGAAATGACATTAAGCCAAAAACCAACTTCTTGAAATTTATCGACACTTTCAAGTAACAACAAAAGCGAAAGCTTTAAATAATACCATATTTATATCATTAAATATTTCCCTTAATATCGAAATAATAAAAGGTGGTTAACTATGAAAAAACCTACAAAAAAATCAACAATTCCAGCTCTTGTGCTAGGCGGAATGCTAGCATATGGAACTATTGGAGATAAAGTTAATTCTGAATACCAAAACACTACACAAGAAAACGCACAATTAGAAACAGCTCAAACTGATTATAAAGCAAGTGCTTTAGAAAACCTAACCAACGCTTTAGCCCCAGCAAAAGCTTTCGCACAAACTAACCAAAACTACCAACGCCCAGACGATGCAACGCTGAAGGAATGGATGAACCAGCCAGTTGAAGAAACGTTAGCAGGAACAAACTACACAAAAGTTAATGACCATAATTACCAAAGGGAAGTCAAACAATCCGACCAGCCGGTGATGGTGTTGTTTTATACGAATGCAGGCGAAGCTTCCGCCGGACTAACTGCTCTGACTAAAACACTACACGAAAAGTTTCCAGAGATAAAACTATGTGCATATAAAGTTACTGATGGTAGTGGAGTGCACATGAGCAAAGTTAATGAAATGCGCAATAAATATCCGCTTGAAAAAATTCCGTCATTACTTTTTTACGATACAAAAGATTTTGGAAGCGGAACTGAATATCTATCTCAGCTTCATGGTGGAATTAAAACACTGGATTTTCTCAAAGGAGAAATAGAGTTTTACTCCGAAGCAATACCCAAACAATTCATTGATTAATGAAAAATTATTTATATTTAATTATTTATTATCAATTTTATGAAAAATATATTTTTTGTATTTAAGATTGTATTATTCGTTTTCATATTTTCTACATATTTTGTTTTTGCTATGACAGAGGACAGAGGAGCAGAAACCGACGAACACATCGACGACATCACAACAGTAGAAGAATTGATAGAATATGGTGAGGTACCACCTGGCTTTGATAAAGAGCTTGAGTTTACTACACAAGAAGAGTTTGAGTTTCTGGTAGAAAACGGGCTGAATGGAAGAAACACTGAAGATATTACCCTTGATAATGGATACACTATCAAGGAGGGCAAGTTTACAATGTCTTGGGGTGAAAAAGCCTTGTTAGCTCCAGGTGCGATAGTTGATGAGAATGGCAATGAAATTGGCGGCGGAGAAATGGATATATCAGAGATTATGGATGGCAATATTCCTGCAGCCAATGAACTAAACTTTGAATCTTCAGAAGGAGATAGCTCAAGTGGTCAGGGTATTGAAGGGTTTTCAATGGATGGTCCTGACTACACTATAGACTATGCTGATTATTGGGAGACAGACAGTCATAAGATAGTTGAAGGTCATGGTATTCAAAAAAAAGGCGGTAATATCTATGTGGATGAGGGGCATGCTATTGATAGCGATGATGAGTTTGTTAATTACGCCGATAGCTACGAAAGCTCTGGCGACGAGTTTAATATAGGTGAGGCCAAAGCCGTACTTCTCGACGGCACACTTTTTACTGATGTTAAAGATAGTTATTTTAAAACAAAAGATGGAGCTATAACCGAAGCCAGCGTCACAAGTTCAACTGATGATAATTCCTTTACCTTTGAAGGCATTACTGTTGAAATGGATGAAAATGATACTTTCTATGTAGAACTCAATAAAGAAACAGGCAAGTTTGACCTTACCTTTGATTCAGACCAGGGGAGAATAAAAGCCACATACCCAAACGTCGGCTGCGTTGAAATTTCTCCGGGCTCAAGGTTTGAATACGTAGGCGATGCCTTCGATAACCTCGCGCTTTTTGTGCCTTCCTATGGGGTAGTGTATGAGCTTTGCATTAGAACACTTGAAAATGAAGATTTTGATTCCGATTGCAATAATTGTGGGGTTGTTGATTACAAGAACAAAACAGCCGAGTTTAACGGCATCTACCAATATGAAAAGCCTTCTGTGTTTGAGGATAGGCTGCTGGAAGAAACGACTGCTTAAACCCCTGACCTCATTTCTCTTTATTTATCGACACTTTCAAGTAACAACGCAAACGAAAGCTTTAAATAATACCATATTTATATCATTTAATATTACCCTTAATATCGAAATAATAAAAGGTGGTTAACTATGAAAAAACCTACAAAAAAATCAACAATTCCAGCCCTTGTGCTAGGCGGATTCCTAGCATACGCAACTATTGGAGACAAAGTAAATTCTGAATACCAAAACACTACACAACAAAACGCACAAGTAGAAACAGCTAAAACCGATTACAAAGCAAGTGCGCTGGAAAACTTAACTAACGCATTAGCCCCAGCAAAAGCCCACGCAGGAACAAACTACCAACGCCCAGACGATGCAACGCTGAAGGAATGGATGAACCAGCCAGTTGAAGAAACACTAGCAGGAACAAACTACACAAAAGTTAATGACCATAATTACCAAAGGGAAGTCAAACAATCCGACCAGCCGGTGATGGTGTTGTTTTATAATGCACAAGGCGAAGCTTCCGCCGGACTAACTGCTCTGACTAAAACACTACACGAAAAGTTTCCAGAGATAAAACTATGTGCATATAAACTAAGTGACAGAAATACAACACCAAGGAATGTATATAACCATGTGACTTCGGAGTACCCAGTAGAAAAAACACCATCACTACTCTTTTACGAAGAGAAAGACTTTGGAAGTGGAACTGAAAAGGGACATGCATTTAATGGTGGCATAAAAAACTTTGACTTATTGACTGACACAATAGAATCTTTTTATGAGCCAATTAAAAGAAATATGCTTGATTGAAATAAGTAAAAACAAATAAAAGCAAAATTTAAATATATTCTTTTTTATTATATTTATTCATGAAAAC encodes:
- a CDS encoding thioredoxin, with translation MKKPTKKSTIPALVLGGMLAYGTIGDKVNSEYQNTTQENAQLETAQTDYKASALENLTNALAPAKAFAQTNQNYQRPDDATLKEWMNQPVEETLAGTNYTKVNDHNYQREVKQSDQPVMVLFYTNAGEASAGLTALTKTLHEKFPEIKLCAYKVTDGSGVHMSKVNEMRNKYPLEKIPSLLFYDTKDFGSGTEYLSQLHGGIKTLDFLKGEIEFYSEAIPKQFID